The Solenopsis invicta isolate M01_SB chromosome 3, UNIL_Sinv_3.0, whole genome shotgun sequence region gaagaataataaacTCAGAAAATAACTTATGTTAAAAGACAGGATTAAAAAACAAACCCGCTTTCTTCCTCTCTTATTCGATAAGCGACTATTCTGTATCACTAAGTTATTCATTTCACATCTACCATTCTatccaatttatttatataatgcattatagAAATAATCATGTTCCGTAATGATTTGCgtcttttgattttataaaaaaatcactcTACTGGCAAACAAATCCGTTTTCACTATTCGCGAATCTCATACAAGAGGCGAACCGAGAATTACATCGAGAATATCATCTGCGTCACTTGCCACTGGCTCTACATAGCgttattataatacatgtaaGTATACAATTGTACTCCAGTACACTCTATAATAACCAGTATCttcgtacttaaaaaaaaaactaggtTTCAAGCAGTATTTCTAAGGGCACTAAATCTAACATGAACATAGTGTAAGACACGATCGTCTGCAAGTTTCTTAACTTAATGTGTGTCCGAACTTTTATATATGGTATCTTCTTTGTATATACATGAGCGGAGCTGTTCGAGATCCAAATTATGTGAACATAAAAGTCTTATAAACCAGCGTGTCAACGCGCCTCTACGAGTACGAATGAATAAtgaaacgcaaattaaaaatagaaaaaaaaggaaaataaaatacttggtAAAGGAgctaaagtataaaaatcgACAAGACGGTCTGGAACAGCTCTATGATGTGGCgataaaaaatttgtccggTTCAAAAccgaaatctaaaaaaaaactcacTGCTTTTTTGTACAGCACTACTGTAGGCTGGAATTTAGGCTCTCTGACAAACGATAATTCATCATCTGATACAGTAGACTGATGGGGCTACTCGGTTGACTGTTCATACTGAGATTACTGGAGCCACGGCCGCGCGTTTTCTCCTCTGCAGAATGCCCTTTCTGACTATGTAGAAGCGAATAGTGCTGATCGATATCTTGTACTTCTCTGAGGTTACTTGAAACGTCATGTCGCGTGCCATCATGTCCGAAGCTTGCTTGAATTTCTCTTCCAAATGTCTTTGTTGTCTTTGATAACCTTGAAGGATGGTATTTAGCTTGTTGCCAATGTTCCGTTTAGACTTTAACTTAGAATTATCTTCGATCGCGAGGCTGCTAGGATTGTTACTGGATACCATTCTAATAGAATATGGTTTGACATCCCGCTGTTGTACGAACTGCTCATCGGGCTCCATTTTTACCATACCCGGAGTTTCGGTCAGAGTCGCCTAAGAAGCATTGAAAGCCTTTTCTAAATATTGTTCTCTAAATGTAAAGTCGTACGGCAgctataaaatattcacaaattaGAAAACATCTTAATTTACAActcttcaatattaataatattgtctAATGATCAGATAATAATATTGTCTAGAATCAGAAAacttacattttcttatttcactttttgaattattcatTAGGCTGTGTAGCTTGTACATCCAAATTTTCATCGACTGCTTCtatttcttcattaattatttctttatttttattattattaaagcgaTCCTTGCTCCTAACCAGCCAtgctttgataaaatttattatttctatgtcTGTACAGTTTTGAGCATTTTTGTTAAGTCGTACAGCAgctataaaatattcacaaattaaaaaacatcTTAATTTACAACTCTTCAATATTAGTAATATTGTATAATGATAGAATCAGAAAACTTGAGAATGATagaataaaaactatttaataacataataatatatagaaattaaacataataaaacttACACAAAATAGTAGTTGCAAtagctaaatttaaaaaaatttttttctttttagctcCTTCCCAGGAATAACACATGTCAACTTCATTAGTAAAAGCACGATACATTATTCTTCTAACAATTTCTTTCACATTAAATCCTCCGATACGACTTAAATTTTGAGACTGCAATAAtggaaaaaatacaattattatttataatagttaattataatatatatatttttttagataatggCTTACAATAAgttctttattaaattactgttattataataaaattatctaatatcGTTATTAGGTTACTATAATTTTAACCTTCGGTCGAACACACATATATAATGAATATGCGCAGGTTTTCTAACAATGGCTATGACTACATTGCAATGTTACTCTATTTATAATATCTCTAAATCGCAAATAACaagttaaatgtaatttaaattgtttcttttttcctttttttttaaatgaaaattatcattttagcAAGGTAGATAAAGTACCTAAAAGATACTTGCGCCCATCggaagattaattaaaatttattaaatatttttaatattatataaatactgttttaaagatcaatttttatagcacatatatatacacaaatattaatatatcattacattttatatattttaatagaaaaatttttcttaccaagattgttttatttttttcacaacttAACCAATTCTCCAATTGAACTAAAGATTGGTCATTGACTGGAAGTGATTCTAGGATTTCTTCAGGAATTTCGTAAGATATACTCGTCGATGTTTGTGTTTTATTTGctgtattatttatcaatacgtTTACACATTCAGAAATACCATCCAGTTTTAAATTGAGgacatttaattcttttagaatttgttcaaattctaaaatgtaaatattagtcgtaattttatattgtacacatatatataaattagcatatgtaataatatataaaatatctcttacTAATGCTATGTTCATAAATCTTCGATTTATGGTGCAGTGTTGCATTTATTGTAGAAGTAGAAGTAGCACGAGAAGTAGAAGCAATCTCAATATCTTTATCTAAGCCACtctcttgaaaaatataaattagatataACTTTTCATGTaatggaaatatattattattttgaagaaattagcTTTCATTAGAAAATAACATGGTATAAACGACATATTAATCTGATACGTATCAAACAGacgtatcaaataaaaatagtattcaTCAGCACATGTGTAACACTATGAACATTTAGGCTACGTTCCATGTATAATGCGCATGGCATAtcatttcaacaaaaaattaggATATACATGTTATGTACTATaatgtatattcaaattatctatatgaaatgtatgtacatttaatattatgccgtgtacgtacatacaaaatacattaatggaTGTAAACATTATGTactattatgtatatttaaattacgtatatgaaatgtatgtacatttaatattatgcgatgcacatacatacaaaatacattaatgaatatacataatatgcCATAACGTATATTCAATTTTgtatatgaaatgtatatacattctaTATACACGATATTATTTGCCTCTTATTGGCGAAAAAATACGTACTCATAGAATGTCCGATACAAGGACGAATACATCATgcgcatcatgcgtgaaacgtAGCCTTATTTAGTACGCGTAAATTGTATATGACAATGTGCATCCAGATTATTGAATCAAACAAAACTTCGAGTCATGAGCATTTCGGCAAGTATTTGTTACGTGATTTggcaaaagataaagaaatgcTCGCCAAAATGCTAATGGCTCGAGGTTCGATAATCTAGACGCacctttacaaattttgcatgCAAATGAGTACTTACTGTACTTGAGAAGGCTTCTCAATTTGATGACAGTCGTTGAGAAGACCAAGCTGCACAAACTGATACTTCTTTCCTTGTTTGGGCCCTGGATTTCAGTCCCACAGGGGACTAAGTACCAATAGTTAAAAATCAGGAAATTGCAGAGGCACAAGACGCACACCGACCACACCATCACACGGCACACGAGACACGAGACACGAGACACGAGACACGAGACACGAGGCACGAGACACGAGACACGAGACACGAGGCACGAGgcacgaagcgcgcgcgagatcgCGGGATAGAGAAACAAAAGTAAGCACGCGCGCGAGACCGCGGAATAGAGAAACAAAAGTAGACACGCGCGCGATTACAGAAAAGCGGGATTGGCTACCACGTTGTTGCCATGCGCTGGTTGCCGCGCGGCAAGCGTTGTCGCACCCGTGTAAAAATCATAGAtctgaatttataatttctcttaTGAGATTAGACGTTCTTATTTTATGATTGTCGTAGGTCTTAAATATaagctgcgttccgaaattcagtactggcagtgaatttcggaacacagccacaataaagaaatattagatattaagaaaCAGAGTTATAAGTTATAAGTTTAGAATCAGATTTCTTAATAGACATTATAGATGAATAATAAGTTATAGTGTGTCTTGTACacgatatatatacataacttcCGACAttctatgtatatgtattttttctccattatgtgaaaataatattctgtatatagaatgtatatacattttatatacataatttgaatatacattgtagtatattatattatatatatatatatatatatatatatatattgtcacgcacttttcggacgccggagagcaacggcgaagtccgcgatcaaacaaggtagcggagacgctacacgaagcgcgcgcgagagcgacgagaataccgacagctagattccaaccaaatcgcgaaattgggcgccagacgcgattactccggtcgcgtcgccgggttcacttttccacgctaaacgccaattcgtatcacgcgataactcatcacacgaaagcggaatcgtcgctcgcacgcggccagctagctcctctaaccggtagaggggcggggtagcggagacagggacgaagcggctctcttactggaggagacgggtaggcgagaaattaagcacgatcaggccgatataacagagagaaataacatgtattgtagcataggaCGGAGACAGAGTAGAATCAAACGCAACGAAATCATCAGTCgacgcaagcaaagaacggaaaagataaagagagttaacgaaaacgaataagcggaacgcgaaaattttcttaagtactacaatgcttacgctagcggcgcgaaccacgacggttggtcccgcgcggaacgagacagccaatcacgcgcgctcggaacagcgcggcgagaacatactcggcgaactttcgctaacggaccgCAATTAATACAAACGCAATGCGATCcgagatacccggtgacggcaatgc contains the following coding sequences:
- the LOC113005769 gene encoding uncharacterized protein LOC113005769 — protein: MVWSVCVLCLCNFLIFNYWYLVPCGTEIQGPNKERSISLCSLVFSTTVIKLRSLLKYKSGLDKDIEIASTSRATSTSTINATLHHKSKIYEHSIKFEQILKELNVLNLKLDGISECVNVLINNTANKTQTSTSISYEIPEEILESLPVNDQSLVQLENWLSCEKNKTILSQNLSRIGGFNVKEIVRRIMYRAFTNEVDMCYSWEGAKKKKIFLNLAIATTILSAVRLNKNAQNCTDIEIINFIKAWLVRSKDRFNNNKNKEIINEEIEAVDENLDVQATQPNE